The Episyrphus balteatus chromosome 3, idEpiBalt1.1, whole genome shotgun sequence genome segment AGTTAATCAAAAGAgcaaaatatttagaaaaaatcagccctatcgtgagtttcacgtggaatgCGACacatacagccctattctgctgttcccgtgaatctcagatccgattcacacattcggttcactttaactctaccttgccattctgctatccatcgggtaaACTGCATTATCATCCCTCAATTTGACGTCGAGGTgaacgtcaaattaaaaaaaaatggcgacgaagtaaattgaaaggaaaaaaaaattttttgtttgtgtttatttgcatagaaaaaataaaagcagccgattaaatgttaagaaataattaaaaatttatgaaaagtggcattttgcttaatttcaacgatggtgaatttatttttacaaacaaaagtgacagatccgcaacattttttatgcggATTGCAAATGTATGGAGCAAGTTCATTCACGTGATTAGTGGAATACTGAACAACATTACCGATATTACCGACGTGAGTTTGGATTCCCCCCGATGAATAGCAGAATCGTAATTGGTGAATATTTAGCTATTTTtccccccgatggatagcagaatagggctgatagtTTTAGttcatttcaaataataattcaaatttttctaatttactaTTTTGCACtcagcaaattaaaaaaataatttgatcaTAACAATCCGCTTtgtaaaaaatgaaattcattctcatattttttcattacaattttcaatttcaaactttaatttgtaaattttaatttttgtaaatagttttttgttctCGTTTAAATAAAAGTCTCCATTTTGTTAATTATTGATTTTCATCTTTTCATCGTCgtaaattgaatcatttattttcaaaacatgataagtccactttttttcaaaattcgtttttttttttgactaatgtcgttttctttcactctattaaggagtactctaaatttttactcttttttctggagtgaaagaacataatgagagtaattttttttttttgtaattgtgtgtgtgacaaggctaaaatggataatttccttgaaaaaaatagtgataacaggcctagggaaaacattttatgaattgaaaaaaaaaaaattatattaataacatatgaagcataataatatagttgataagtctgcttctacacgaagacgcaaggcgcagaaatcatcttcaaatttccttttgattttcgtttcggtgcgtcacgcgcttctacacgtattatttttttgaagacgcaaatttgacagatattttctttggttttattttgttcttgttttcgtatgatAACTTCCacaggaagacgtagacgcaagAGATGCACATAAGAATAGGGGAGAGAGAATGATCGGTTTCTcttttgctcttatgtgcatcttgtgcgtctacgtccaccaaaatatacaaaaacaacaactccAGTGGGGTCTATGCgcaacgaaaacttttgaataaattaaaaactatacacgcaaataatacacGACCAACGAAGAATATTCCGACaccgacgaaataaaataaagcagaacagcaaaaaaagaacaagattaaagggaaacgtcaaaaagagtcacaaaatttttctactggagactcacggtagaaaatctttcttccctttttttcgaactttttatttgtagaagcggacttagttttacttttggtatatttttcattatgcttctgatcggtttttttcagcctaattgacacacgCCCTTAGTTCGATTttataaattgtaaaataaaaatatcccatgaacgcagaaaaaaaatgggatttttttgttatatgacaaaggattttttttttattgatgaggAACACTggctgcaaattttttttattcggtttttaatttcattttggaaaaagtgaagaattaacgaaaaaatggaagaaatatatctggcggaatataatgcagtagaaaatatattcataatggttgattttgttaataacaaaagagtttgaaagaaaaacttttcgcatttttcaattttcaaacaaaattttaaaatgtcaaacttcaaattcataagtgtgtgtgcaagtccctgtgcaaatcggtgtaaatctgactaaaaatgtggagtaaatccggggtactccgtagtactaaaattactccggagtaattttttttttacacttttgtggcgtcaaagaacacaaaaccttcaaaagtgcaaaaataagtactaaaagggtactctcattggagtgaaagaaaacgacataaattgttactctagggataaccacgtctatcttcaaaataatgaagtatctactccatctacatatatccgattttacagctaagcgaaatatttttttagtatcaaaaacaggataagtcccggacttatcagcttttgaaaataaacaacagcttttttatgtgtaaatgttATATTAAGctactggctgaaaatcttaagtttaaagcttctTTGAGTTAAAGAAGCACTCCggacattatattttaatttcaaatacaattttgtgatagactggatatgaaagcaaaattgtgtactcattttaaaagtaatttcacatccgtatattttcaaagtatgtatgataagtccaaaagcgtttttattttttatcttttgaactatcgcttaaaaaattaaaaacgaaacggtattttgtacctaggcaaaagttctacagaatatattttttataaattttgctacacacatcaaaagaaaatagaacgtttttttcttcttttgcaaaatttaaaatcatggacttatcatattttgaaaataaatgattcaattggcATAAAGATTTCAGTAAGCCTTTTTAGTTGGATTTTTGGCTGCTGGACAAGGTAAGAAGAAATTCGAAACCACAAGATCCACAAcccggaatatttttgttcgcccggTATTTTAAAAGCGATCAAGAGTTCTACCGGAAGGGAATTTACTCTTTCCGCTAAACTAGTTTCGTTTTcggcaccaaaatttaagtgagaaaAGAGTTGTCGAATACCTCGCAAATTACctggaaaaaaagttgaaaatacagGGAGATGTCCGAACGTGGACAAttttcgcccggaactcacaataggggaaaagtgaaattaaatttttccagGTGGAATCTtcttcacgtgaaactcacgatagggctgaATGATGGAGCTAATTATGTTTGAATCTCTTGATTTTTATATCCAATAATTTGATGCAGGAAGCTAAATAATTGATAAGAAAACCCTTTCGAGAAGGATATACCTTAATAGGCATTTAATTATCTTACTTTATATATTCTGAAAATCAAGGACCAACTGAACCAGAGGTTACCAACActggattatattttttttctgtttgttttaaattttatttatctataAATTAAAAGATGTTAGTCgctcttcttttattttaacttagattagaaaattacaaaaaattgagaGAAGTCCAAACGTAGTCCTAATGCTAGTAactgtaaagaaacaaaaatacataaataccctcctatttgaatttaaataccACGCATATACCTTTGtttaaaaccatattttttccTTTCGTAAAACAAATCGGTTTTCGAGCTTCCCAAATTAACAATCTTAGGACAACCATCACGCTATAGTAAATAAACAGAATAAGTAAGCTATCTACATAGGTTATGTTCTTGATTTAATAAGACTTACATCTTTCTCTTGAATTGTGCATTCTTTGCAATAATAAGCATCTGATACCCCTGGGCCACCACAAATTACACATCTTCCCTGATATGAACCATAATTGCATTCGTCACAAATTCGCACCAATGTACAAGGCCGGACATAGGAGTCGCAAATAACACACTTGCCATCGCATTTTTCGCAGAGACGTCCAATAGCTGGAGGCAAGTTAAGAACAATTCTTAATGAAATgataactattgaataaatataTGAATATTTACCAACTCCAGGCTGTTTTCTACAAAAGATCAAATCTGGATGATGCTTGGccattgttttatttaaaaattactaatttttataaaaaatatttctgaaaaCGTTGATAAACAATTATTTGTTTGGTTAAATGAAAACGtcaaactatacaaaaaataaaagccgCTGTACAAGATTTTCCTAGTTTTGTTCGTTTcatatattcttttttaatgcctagtttcttaaatatttttaaaagtacaaTTCAATTTCgattcgcttcagctgcgtactaggctttacgtTGCACTttatagccttttcacaccaaacccaaaaacgcggtttatggtaaaaagttttcaaaaacctgaaaagcgttcacaccacaagtttacaggtttttgtttgacgtttaaaatattttgacatccaaatgtcaagttttcgatgagatttaatttttgttatttaaatcaGCTTAAGCTCACAAAATTgatcaaataaaatgaactctgacaatttaaatataattttaattcataaacaacaaacagaggaatatataaaagttttacaaagCTTCTTCCTCTTTGAGACAccaaatacaagaaaaaaatgacTTCGAAGCATCCAGATAGCTAAATTGGTAAAGATGAGAAAAGAGATTTTTGATGAAATAGAAAAACTCAACTCCCAGAGGACCATTTGGACAAAGGTTagctttttgtaattaaaaaatacgAAACAAATATTGATAAACATAAATATATTATGCAGATACGTACCAGCACATTCTGGGAAGAAGAAGTTATgcaaaacaataatgaacattTTAAGCAACACTTTAGAATGTCTCGGGATACCTTCGAAGTTCTATGCAATGAAGTCAGAAACTTAGAGAAGCACGACACACGTTACAGGAAGTCTATTCCACTGAGAAAAAGAGTAGCCATAGCTATCTATACTCTTGGCTCATCTGCGGAGTATAGAACCATTTCGGCTCTTTTTGGTGTAGGCATATCGACAGTTTATATTATCttaaaaactttttgtaaagaagccTGGCGTGTCCTTCACCCTAAATATCTATGTGCTTATCCACTCACTTCAGacattataaaagaaaatgtagaTGGCTTTCAAAAGCTTGGTTTCCCCCAATGTTTTGGAGCTATAGGTAAAGAAAAACATGTTTTGTATGTACCTACTCAATTATTTATTAACACTATTGTTTTTCCAGATGGTTGTCATATAGAGATTCAACCCCCTTCACAAGATGCTGTcgattattataattataaaggATGGTACTCGATGGTTTTATTGGCTATAGTTGATTATCAGTTAGAATGATTGTACACAAtggttatgattttttttaatagatctcATTATAGCTATAGATTCCTTTACATAAACGTTGGAAGTCCGGGCCGCTGCAATGAttctcaaatttttgaaaattcatatgTTAAAGAACAGCACCAACAACCAATTCTTAAAGAAATGTCGAAGAATCTTTGCGGTGTAGATATTCCTGTTTTACTTCTCGGAGATTCAGCATTCAGGTTATCTGAATATTTAATGAAACCGTATCCTTTTAATACCACAGCAACagaagcagaaaaaaattttaactatgtTCTTTCGAAATGCCGAAGAGTAGTTGAAAATTCTTTTGGTCATCTTAAAGCAAGGTTTAGAAGATTAGGAAAAGGTCTCGATAACCGCATCGACAACAGTACATTGATAATCAAAACAGCTTGTGTTTTACACAAtttcttgaacgtttttaatGACGACATAAATATTCAGTGgttgcaaaatgcaaataaTACTCTAGAGAGAGAACAACCTGAAAATATTACCCAAAGAGATGACTT includes the following:
- the LOC129914629 gene encoding PHD finger-like domain-containing protein 5A, translated to MAKHHPDLIFCRKQPGVAIGRLCEKCDGKCVICDSYVRPCTLVRICDECNYGSYQGRCVICGGPGVSDAYYCKECTIQEKDRDGCPKIVNLGSSKTDLFYERKKYGFKQSY
- the LOC129915207 gene encoding uncharacterized protein LOC129915207; protein product: MRKEIFDEIEKLNSQRTIWTKIRTSTFWEEEVMQNNNEHFKQHFRMSRDTFEVLCNEVRNLEKHDTRYRKSIPLRKRVAIAIYTLGSSAEYRTISALFGVGISTVYIILKTFCKEAWRVLHPKYLCAYPLTSDIIKENVDGFQKLGFPQCFGAIDGCHIEIQPPSQDAVDYYNYKGWYSMVLLAIVDYQLE
- the LOC129915894 gene encoding uncharacterized protein LOC129915894; translation: MSKNLCGVDIPVLLLGDSAFRLSEYLMKPYPFNTTATEAEKNFNYVLSKCRRVVENSFGHLKARFRRLGKGLDNRIDNSTLIIKTACVLHNFLNVFNDDINIQWLQNANNTLEREQPENITQRDDFLPTPSIIRNAITMHLDVDAPSSGDGDNGFSLLEHSEYSWSSITVISNDETAAVDPLELEMDSERI